The Calidithermus timidus DSM 17022 genomic interval GCTGCGTGCTCGAGCAGGAGCGAACCATAGCCCCGCCCTCTCCAGCGCGGCGCGGTGATGACCCCACCCAGCAAACCCAGCGCCACGGAGTCGCCGTCCACGCTGCCCCTGCGTCTGACGATCTCGAGCACGCTGACCAGCTTGCCCTCGACGAAGGCCAGGACGTACCACTGCACCGGGGCCAGCTTCATATCTAAGCGGAAGGTGCGCCTCTTCCACCACCACAGCCGCCATCGCAATAGCGGCGACACCTTCCCAGCAGGCACGGCTTCGATCCGAATATACGACGGCAATGACGGTAGTCTCATGGTCGGCACGCTCCAAACGGCCTTCGTGCCAGCGAGCGAATCAGAAGCTCGAAATCTTGGGCAGCCCCAACGGAAGCAGCAGGTATGTGGTTGCGGTCTGGCTTCGAATATAGAAGGCTTGCCCACATGTTACCCCATGCTGAGCATTGAGCATGAAGCCTCCAGCCCCATGCCTAGCAATCGGCTGAAGCCGCCGGGTCCCAAGTTGCGCAGTCGCCGCTCGAGGCAAAACGCCGAACGCCCAAAGCCAAGGTCGGACGGCGCGTTGCATAAGGAGCAACGACGGGAAACTTCCTGCGAACTACTCAGCTCACCCGCTCGACGCGCAGCATGTTGGTGGTACCGCGCACACCAAAAGGCACGCCGGCGGCGATCACCACCCGGTCGCCCGGCTCGGCCATGCCAGACTGTTTGACCATCCGCAGGGCGATGTCCACCATGTCCTCGGTGTCCTTGGGGTCGGGGGCCAGCAGCGGCAGCACACCGCCGATGAGGGCCAGCTGGTTACGCACGTGGGGATTGGGGGTGAGGGCCAGCACCGGGACGGCGGGCTTGGTGCGGGCGATGCGGCGGGCCGCCCCGCCGGTGGCGGTGAAGGTCACGATCAGCTTGGCCCCCGAGGCGTCCACCACGTTGTCCACCGCCAGGGCGATGGCGTCCTGCACCGAAGGGGTGGGAGCCGGGCGCAACTCGTGTAGGCGGTTCATGTACTCGGGGCTGGCCTCGATCTTGCGGGCCACCTTGGCCATGGTCTGCACGGCCTCCACCGGATAGGCCCCCGAGGCGGTCTCGGCAGAGAGCATCACCGCGTCGGTGCCGTCGAAGATGGCGTTGGCCACGTCGGAAGCCTCGGCGCGGGTGGGGATGGGGTTCTTGACCATGCTCTCGAGCATCTGCGTGGCGGTGATGACCGCCTTGCCGGCGTGGATGGCCTTGAGGATGATGCGCTTTTGGATGATGGGTACCTCCTCCAGCGGCATCTCCACACCCAAGTCGCCGCGCGCCACCATGATCCCGTCGGCCTCCTCCAGGATCTCGTCGAAGCGCGCGACCGCGCTGGGTTTCTCGATCTTGGCCATGAGGCGGGCGCGGGAATTGTAGCGGTTGAGGTAGTGGCGGGCTAAGAGCAGGTCGTCGCGGCTGCGCACGAAGCTCATGGCCACCCAATCGACCTCGAGTTCCACCCCCAGCGCCAGGTCTTCGATGTCCTTGTCGGTGAGCGCGGGGATCGAGAGGTCGGCGCCGGGGATGTTGATGCCCTTGTTGTTCGACAGCCGCCCACCCACCAGCACGG includes:
- a CDS encoding GNAT family N-acetyltransferase translates to MRLPSLPSYIRIEAVPAGKVSPLLRWRLWWWKRRTFRLDMKLAPVQWYVLAFVEGKLVSVLEIVRRRGSVDGDSVALGLLGGVITAPRWRGRGYGSLLLEHAAGFICDELGCDFGFLMCGEALVAFYGRLGWQLVPNAYVYDQPAGKVEGRLRPMVFPCRGQGFPQGRVDLEGLPL
- the pyk gene encoding pyruvate kinase, with translation MALSKRTKIVSTLGPASSSPEIIKALVEAGVDVFRLNFSHGTPEDHRKRVQIIRQVSEELGQTVAILQDLQGPKIRVGRFAQGAVELQAGQRFIITSDPVDGDENRVSTTYRGLPMDVEPGMILLLDDGNLRLQVEEVRNNDIHTTVLVGGRLSNNKGINIPGADLSIPALTDKDIEDLALGVELEVDWVAMSFVRSRDDLLLARHYLNRYNSRARLMAKIEKPSAVARFDEILEEADGIMVARGDLGVEMPLEEVPIIQKRIILKAIHAGKAVITATQMLESMVKNPIPTRAEASDVANAIFDGTDAVMLSAETASGAYPVEAVQTMAKVARKIEASPEYMNRLHELRPAPTPSVQDAIALAVDNVVDASGAKLIVTFTATGGAARRIARTKPAVPVLALTPNPHVRNQLALIGGVLPLLAPDPKDTEDMVDIALRMVKQSGMAEPGDRVVIAAGVPFGVRGTTNMLRVERVS